A stretch of the Aegilops tauschii subsp. strangulata cultivar AL8/78 chromosome 4, Aet v6.0, whole genome shotgun sequence genome encodes the following:
- the LOC141022032 gene encoding protein FAR1-RELATED SEQUENCE 5-like, which translates to MQNLRRARGVASLAACHGNGPGGRARQDPGSSKIQNGSSSAANHKRTNREGRDGRWRRARVVQTSMHAPAQKPWQRAAGQLDQLPRARRKGKNLQFPATETNGQPSMSSTPVASAPESSLPTATPTMQLPRTETNGQPRMSNTPRQLLDADRHMIKQMRTSGIKQAKIYDFCELWYGKDAIPFLQMDCNNYLRSERSKYLETKDAQTLMEYLKNKQAEDPSFFYAMQLDDDDGTIMNIFWADGQAIMDYSVFGDALSFDTTFSTNKFQMPFAPFIGVNHHKQTILFGAALLSNESADTFEWVFRTFLQAMSGKQPETIFTDQCAAIINAIGRVFPRTRHRLCLWHLYQNAAKHLSQVISDNDNFLKEFKRCVYEDRSLAHFENRWHELLLKYQIEDNSWISNLYKLREKWATIYRRDSFSAYMTSTQRSEGMNNVFKKTFRKRLCLSELIEAYDKCIARLRRKEKYEDYKSRHTIPVPCLPNLPLLKTAAESYTRTLYSEFQEEFKKQFSLSCIFLSTDGTISTYKVTSFEYKNDEAIVAFNPATLEISCSCKLYGCVGILCNHAHKVFTCCNIIILPSQYISNRWTKYAKQEIFTSKLNCNDSLESMFAHTSRKMISLALKCKTSKEVLTHLNNGIDKLALEALELLSNLNLGEDEDSESSSEMTGYVAKTMVPFRAPERIKGSKQKRSKDVLEGAKKGTNYPAKESVFVPSAAGPSEYDFGGTINPSISMAFGEYPSFLGQPIQEEFTRLLLEAHGDGTTPPAARQLDFNGGASTSRFRP; encoded by the exons ATGCAAAACCTGCGCAGAGCCAGGGGCGTGGCGTCGTTAGCCGCATGCCATGGCAATGGGCCCGGCGGCCGCGCGCGGCAGGATCCCGGCAGCAGTAAAATCCAGAACGGGTCGTCGTCTGCTGCCAATCACAAGAGGACGAACCGGGAAGGGCGGGATGGGAGGTGGCGGCGGGCCCGGGTGGTGCAGACCAGCATGCATGCACCCGCCCAGAAGCCGTGGCAGCGAGCGGCCGGCCAATTGGATCAGCTGCCGCGGGCCAGGCGGAAGGGAAAAAATCTG CAATTTCCGGCGACTGAGACTAATGGCCAGCCCTCGATGAGCAGCACCCCGGTGGCCTCTGCTCCAGAATCCTCTCTGCCCACAGCTACTCCAACCATG CAATTGCCAAGAACTGAGACTAATGGCCAGCCGAGAATGAGCAACACACCA CGTCAACTCTTAGATGCCGATCGCCACATGATTAAGCAAATGAGGACATCGGGAATTAAACAAGCCAAAATATATGATTTTTGCGAGCTTTGGTATGGTAAAGATGCTATACCCTTCTTGCAAATGGATTGCAACAATTATTTGCGAAGTGAGCGCTCAAAGTATTTGGAAACCAAAGATGCACAAACATTAATGGAGTATCTAAAGAACAAGCAAGCTGAGGACCCTTCGTTTTTCTATGCCATGCAgttagatgatgatgatggtacAATAATGAACATCTTTTGGGCTGATGGACAAGCTATCATGGACTATTCTGTCTTTGGAGATGCCCTTTCCTTTGACACCACTTTTTCAACAAATAAGTTTCAAATGCCATTTGCTCCGTTTATTGGTGTTAATCATCACAAGCAGACTATTCTTTTTGGTGCAGCACTACTATCTAATGAATCTGCAGATACCTTTGAGTGGGTTTTTAGAACCTTTCTACAAGCTATGTCTGGTAAGCAGCCTGAAACAATATTCACCGATCAATGTGCCGCCATTATAAATGCTATTGGAAGGGTTTTCCCAAGAACACGACATCGTCTTTGTTTATGGCATTTGTATCAAAATGCTGCAAAACATCTAAGTCAAGTAATCAGCGACAATGATAATTTTCTTAAAGAATTCAAAAGGTGTGTGTATGAAGATAGATCACTGGCACATTTTGAGAATAGATGGCATGAGCTATTGCTTAAGTATCAGATTGAGGATAATTCTTGGATAAGCAATCTGTACAAGTTGCGTGAGAAGTGGGCTACTATCTATCGCCGCGATTCTTTTAGTGCATATATGACATCAACCCAAAGGAGTGAAGGAATGAACAACGTGTTCAAGAAAACTTTCCGCAAAAGGCTTTGTCTTTCTGAATTGATAGAAGCATATGATAAGTGCATTGCTCGTCTTCGCCGGAAAGAAAAATATGAAGACTACAAGTCACGCCATACCATTCCAGTACCCTGCCTACCAAACCTACCTTTGTTGAAGACTGCGGCTGAATCATATACTAGGACACTCTATTCCGAGTTTCAAGAGGAATTCAAGAAGCAATTCAGTTTATCATGTATTTTCCTGAGCACCGATGGCACAATTAGCACTTACAAGGTGACATCTTTCGAGTACAAGAATGATGAAGCCATAGTGGCTTTCAACCCAGCTACTTTGGAGATATCTTGTTCATGCAAATTGTATGGTTGTGTAG GTATATTGTGCAACCACGCTCATAAGGTTTTCACATGCTGCAATATCATCATCCTGCCAAGTCAGTACATATCGAACAGATGGACGAAGTATGCAAAACAAGAAATTTTTACATCAAAACTGAATTGCAATGATAGCTTAGAATCCATGTTTGCACATACTTCTCGAAAGATGATTTCACTTGCATTGAAGTGCAAAACATCAAAGGAGGTTCTTACACATCTCAACAATGGTATTGATAAGTTGGCTTTGGAAGCACTAGAATTACTTAGCAATTTAAACTTGGGTGAAGATGAGGACTCTGAAAGTTCCTCCGAAATGACTGGATATGTTGCAAAAACAATGGTGCCATTTAGAGCTCCTGAACGAATAAAAGGTTCAAAGCAAAAAAGATCAAAAGATGTGCTAGAGGGAGCAAAGAAAG GTACAAACTATCCAGCAAAGGAGTCTGTGTTTGTTCCGTCCGCAGCTGGCCCTTCGGAATATGATTTTGGTGGTACTATAAATCCATCAATATCCATGGCATTTGGAGAGTATCCATCATTTTTAGGTCAACCTATCCAAGAAGAATTCACAAGACTATTGCTTGAAGCTCATGGAGATGGCACAACACCGCCGGCCGCTCGTCAACTGGATTTCAACGGTGGTGCTAGTACATCAAGGTTTCGGCCGTGA